The Mycolicibacterium mageritense genome contains a region encoding:
- a CDS encoding LacI family DNA-binding transcriptional regulator: MANIKDVARYANVSPTTVSHVLNGRGRVAKETRDRVLEVAARLGYTASAHAQQLVTRRSRIIAIQMPDLDASGRGTALVPKSESEYFLELINGAAAAATDAKYALIVVSPGVDASSIRSFGVDGMIIVDPKGSEQFLQASFADQYPVVTTGEPVVAAGRPCFVVDNDHEAAAREIFDHFAAQGRSQPAIITDTTSRSYIRDIQHAYGEWCNANDVRPAAVAVAESSPAEMGKALASLRTGPSPADAIYTSSDECAIALLDAAREAGVSVPDELALASAVDSSILRVTNPPVTGVFLHPRDIGARAVESLTDLIARKDPDCQLPPLDSTRTMIPTRVVVRASTAMEANR, encoded by the coding sequence GTGGCAAACATCAAGGATGTGGCGCGCTACGCCAACGTGTCCCCGACGACGGTGTCGCATGTCCTCAACGGGCGCGGGCGTGTCGCGAAGGAGACCCGAGACCGCGTGCTCGAGGTCGCAGCCCGGCTCGGGTACACCGCGAGCGCGCACGCGCAGCAGCTGGTCACGCGCCGCAGCCGCATCATCGCCATCCAGATGCCCGACCTCGACGCGAGCGGCCGCGGTACCGCCCTGGTGCCGAAGTCCGAATCCGAGTACTTCCTCGAGTTGATCAACGGCGCCGCGGCGGCAGCCACCGACGCCAAGTACGCCCTCATCGTGGTGTCGCCCGGAGTCGACGCGTCGTCGATACGCAGCTTCGGTGTGGACGGCATGATCATCGTCGACCCGAAGGGCTCCGAACAGTTCCTCCAGGCGTCGTTCGCCGACCAGTACCCCGTGGTGACCACGGGTGAACCGGTTGTCGCGGCGGGCCGGCCCTGCTTCGTCGTCGACAACGATCACGAGGCGGCCGCCCGCGAGATATTCGATCACTTTGCCGCCCAGGGCCGTTCGCAGCCGGCCATCATCACCGACACCACGTCGCGGTCCTACATCCGCGACATCCAGCACGCGTACGGGGAATGGTGCAACGCCAACGATGTCCGGCCCGCCGCGGTGGCCGTGGCGGAGTCCTCGCCCGCCGAGATGGGCAAGGCACTCGCCTCGCTGCGCACGGGCCCCTCCCCCGCCGACGCCATCTACACGAGCTCCGACGAGTGCGCGATCGCGCTGCTGGACGCCGCGCGCGAAGCGGGGGTATCGGTGCCGGACGAGCTGGCGCTGGCAAGCGCCGTGGACAGCTCGATCCTGCGGGTCACCAATCCGCCGGTGACCGGAGTCTTCCTGCACCCCAGGGATATCGGGGCGCGGGCAGTGGAAAGTCTGACCGATCTGATCGCACGAAAGGATCCCGATTGCCAACTGCCACCGTTGGACAGCACACGAACAATGATCCCGACGCGTGTGGTGGTGCGCGCGTCAACAGCCATGGAAGCGAATCGATGA
- a CDS encoding YlbE family protein: MSQTTQPPVTGIDANTAALENVFTVEPRLVGVVPAIDAVAGMRRDVVLTSGPSLPFAAYTGGQRDGLLGAAIYEGFATDRAGAVRAFERGEVTVAGCQTLGVVGSLAGVTTASMPVLVVEDAHTGARAYCTLYEGDTADRLNYGTYTDATRGNLDFLRDRVGPALDRAVRRHGGVALKPIIQRALTMGDELHSRNTAATTLFTRTLLPAITEANEDDARILADYLSGGDYFFLRLAMAAAKVMADGMRGFGGSSLVTSMAFSCKEFGIQVAGLGERWICGPLPTFESVRLYPGFTESDIEFMGGESVITEVVGLGGVAQAAALPLQRSSGGNAATMIARTVQMYQICAGEHPDLRIPTLDYRGTPVGFDVHRIAATGITPYLDIGIAGVGGGQIGGGVARAPLEPFLRAAEELTHLTKERNA, translated from the coding sequence ATGAGCCAGACCACGCAACCGCCGGTGACCGGCATCGACGCGAACACGGCCGCGTTGGAAAACGTGTTCACCGTCGAACCACGCCTTGTCGGGGTCGTGCCGGCGATCGACGCGGTCGCGGGTATGCGCCGCGATGTCGTGCTGACATCGGGGCCGTCCCTGCCGTTCGCGGCCTACACCGGCGGCCAGCGGGACGGCCTGCTCGGGGCCGCGATCTACGAAGGCTTCGCCACCGACCGGGCCGGTGCCGTGCGAGCGTTCGAGCGCGGCGAGGTCACCGTGGCCGGATGTCAGACGCTGGGTGTCGTCGGCTCACTGGCCGGCGTGACGACGGCATCGATGCCCGTCCTCGTGGTCGAGGATGCGCACACCGGCGCGCGGGCCTACTGCACGCTCTATGAGGGCGACACCGCCGACCGCCTGAACTACGGCACCTACACCGACGCGACCCGCGGCAACCTCGACTTCTTACGCGACCGCGTGGGCCCGGCGCTCGACCGGGCGGTGCGGCGCCACGGCGGGGTGGCGCTCAAGCCGATCATCCAGCGGGCGCTGACGATGGGCGACGAATTGCACAGCCGCAACACCGCGGCGACCACGCTGTTCACCCGGACCCTGCTGCCCGCGATCACCGAGGCGAACGAGGACGACGCCCGGATCCTGGCCGACTATCTGTCCGGGGGTGATTACTTCTTCCTGCGGCTGGCGATGGCCGCGGCCAAGGTCATGGCCGACGGCATGCGGGGTTTCGGCGGCAGCAGCCTCGTGACGTCGATGGCGTTTTCCTGCAAGGAGTTCGGCATCCAAGTTGCAGGGTTGGGGGAGCGCTGGATCTGTGGTCCGCTGCCGACGTTCGAGTCGGTACGCCTCTACCCGGGCTTCACCGAGAGCGACATTGAGTTCATGGGCGGCGAGAGCGTCATCACCGAAGTCGTCGGACTCGGGGGAGTCGCGCAGGCCGCGGCGCTGCCGTTACAGCGGTCCAGCGGCGGCAACGCCGCGACCATGATCGCCCGCACCGTGCAGATGTATCAGATCTGCGCCGGCGAGCACCCGGACCTGCGGATCCCGACGCTGGACTACCGGGGTACGCCCGTCGGGTTCGACGTCCACCGAATCGCCGCGACCGGAATCACTCCCTACCTCGACATCGGCATCGCCGGTGTGGGCGGCGGGCAGATCGGCGGTGGCGTGGCCCGCGCCCCGCTCGAACCGTTCCTGCGCGCCGCCGAAGAACTCACCCACCTCACCAAGGAGAGAAACGCATGA